A window of Hyalangium gracile contains these coding sequences:
- a CDS encoding serine/threonine-protein kinase, giving the protein MKESVNAASPLSEGEASTLHRAPSQNTPASDEFATTLHPSQRTPSQAGVDPLSWNLPLVDRERYLLEGVVAEGGHGRILRAQDLHLERVVALKEPISTGTSTQGRFLREARITARLQHPSIVPVYEAGRWPGGEPFYAMKLVSGRSLARLIESMTTVDERLAALPHVLAVAEAMAYAHCERVIHRDLKPSNVLVGEYGETVVIDWGLAKELDAPEPAIEEEASRAGSPETERTQLGTVMGTPAYMPPEQAAGQPVDERADVYAVGAILYHLLAGRAPYLGTTSQEVLQHVLHEEPTPLGTLQHCLPQELLDIASRAMARDPARRYPSARELAEDLRRFQAGQYVRAHQYTLWEKLVRLVRQHRGAFAVGGVMLVVLLLMAASAHRHIIHERDIAQQERDLARQRQAELTQRADELVLLQARHAFEESPDGVLVQLDSLSPDFQDWGRARILSGEAQAQGLPMRLKGHTHAINHIELSPDGRELVTASDDKTIRLWDARSGQDRVVMTFDDEVWRSSFSHDGRYVAAGGKQGLVKVWERSTGTIREFAGHKLPVIFTAFTPDGRYLLSAGYDGKLLRWDLATGTSFLLGSHEGGVLDLRLMQGGRYLVSAGMKDRSVRRWEVETGASELLLAHTRYLTALATSTRAEAFAVGTDNGKILLWDSPTAAPRTLDSGSRSVSVVALSPDGRYLAAQASMDPILLWDLKSGGPPRSLPSAPSWKCTLTFSEDGRWLAAGGKDTKARVWEVATGRLRVLHGARSTVSSVAFSQDGQWLAAASHDGTTRLHELAERYPLTVASHGGALPEEAVSLDWRHVTPWEIRELMRGVVSAAAFTPDGRHVLSAGKRDGTVRLSALDGTPALVTKAHAGDMTAAFVLEDGSLLATAGQDGSVALWNSQGQRTQELKGPTGRIEALTLSADRAWVAAGLADGELWLWSTATGQGRSLGRHAKSPRALAFSPDHRSLASGSTDGEVRLWELASGEGRHVYSHQLEVVDVEFSRDGLQLASSSSDHTAWVQPLPLELEGKPRPGIRKDLSGTGVVTMRFSPDGRELLTSSLGDHLVMRTHLAEDRPTGHLLGHAGTVLSLAFSPDGQRMATASADGSARLWDLRSGESRALHGHQGPVLWVAFSPDGRQVLSAGQDGTARVWPDDLPLEPQALRDWVHAQATR; this is encoded by the coding sequence ATGAAAGAGTCCGTCAACGCCGCTTCTCCCCTCTCCGAGGGGGAGGCCTCCACCCTCCACCGAGCCCCGAGCCAGAACACCCCGGCCTCGGACGAGTTCGCCACCACGCTGCACCCCAGCCAGCGGACGCCCTCCCAGGCGGGAGTGGACCCGCTCAGCTGGAACCTGCCGCTGGTGGATCGCGAGCGCTACCTGCTCGAGGGCGTCGTCGCCGAGGGCGGCCACGGCCGCATCCTCCGCGCGCAGGACCTCCACCTGGAGCGCGTGGTGGCGCTCAAGGAGCCCATCTCCACCGGCACCTCCACCCAGGGCCGCTTCCTGCGCGAGGCCCGCATCACCGCGCGCCTGCAGCACCCCTCCATCGTCCCGGTGTACGAGGCCGGCCGCTGGCCCGGGGGCGAGCCCTTCTACGCCATGAAGCTCGTCTCGGGGCGCTCCCTGGCCCGGCTCATCGAGTCGATGACCACCGTGGACGAGCGCCTGGCCGCGCTGCCCCACGTGCTCGCCGTGGCCGAGGCCATGGCGTACGCCCACTGCGAGCGCGTCATCCACCGGGACCTCAAGCCCTCCAACGTGCTGGTGGGGGAGTACGGCGAGACGGTCGTCATTGACTGGGGCCTGGCCAAGGAGCTCGACGCGCCGGAGCCGGCCATCGAGGAGGAGGCCAGCCGCGCCGGCTCGCCGGAGACCGAGCGCACCCAGCTGGGCACGGTGATGGGCACGCCGGCGTACATGCCACCCGAGCAGGCCGCGGGCCAGCCCGTGGACGAGCGCGCGGACGTCTACGCGGTGGGCGCCATCCTCTACCACCTGCTGGCGGGCCGGGCGCCCTACCTGGGCACCACCTCGCAGGAGGTGCTCCAGCACGTGCTCCACGAGGAGCCCACGCCGCTGGGCACGCTCCAGCACTGTCTGCCCCAGGAGCTGCTGGACATCGCCTCCCGGGCCATGGCGAGAGATCCGGCGCGGCGCTACCCCAGCGCTCGCGAGCTGGCCGAGGACCTGCGCCGCTTCCAGGCGGGCCAGTACGTGCGGGCCCACCAGTACACGCTCTGGGAGAAGCTGGTGCGCCTGGTGCGCCAGCACCGCGGGGCCTTCGCCGTGGGCGGGGTGATGCTGGTGGTGCTGCTCCTGATGGCGGCCAGCGCCCACCGCCACATCATCCACGAGCGCGACATCGCCCAGCAGGAGCGGGATCTCGCCCGGCAGCGCCAGGCGGAGCTCACCCAGCGCGCCGACGAGCTCGTGCTGCTGCAGGCCCGCCACGCGTTCGAGGAGTCCCCGGACGGCGTCCTCGTCCAGCTCGACTCGCTCTCGCCCGACTTCCAGGACTGGGGGCGGGCTCGCATCCTCTCGGGTGAGGCTCAAGCGCAGGGCCTGCCCATGCGCCTGAAGGGCCACACCCACGCCATCAACCACATCGAGCTGTCTCCGGATGGCCGCGAGCTGGTCACCGCCAGCGACGACAAGACGATCCGGCTGTGGGACGCGCGCTCGGGGCAGGACCGCGTCGTGATGACCTTCGACGACGAGGTGTGGAGGAGCTCCTTCTCCCATGACGGGCGCTACGTGGCCGCCGGTGGCAAGCAGGGCCTGGTGAAGGTGTGGGAGCGCTCCACGGGCACCATCCGGGAGTTCGCGGGCCACAAGCTGCCGGTCATCTTCACCGCCTTCACTCCCGACGGGCGCTACCTCCTCTCGGCCGGCTACGACGGGAAGCTCCTCCGCTGGGACCTGGCCACGGGCACCTCCTTCCTGCTGGGCAGCCACGAGGGCGGCGTGCTGGACCTCCGGCTGATGCAGGGCGGAAGGTACCTGGTCTCCGCGGGGATGAAGGACCGGAGCGTCCGGCGCTGGGAGGTGGAGACGGGCGCGAGCGAGCTCCTCCTCGCCCACACGCGCTACCTCACCGCGCTGGCCACCTCCACGCGGGCCGAGGCCTTCGCCGTCGGCACCGACAACGGGAAGATCCTGCTGTGGGACTCGCCCACGGCGGCACCCCGGACGCTCGACAGCGGGAGCAGGTCCGTGAGCGTCGTGGCGCTCTCGCCGGACGGGCGCTACCTGGCGGCCCAGGCCTCCATGGACCCCATCCTGCTGTGGGACTTGAAGAGCGGCGGACCTCCGCGCTCGCTGCCGAGCGCCCCGAGCTGGAAGTGCACGCTCACCTTCTCCGAGGATGGCCGGTGGCTGGCGGCGGGCGGCAAGGACACCAAGGCCCGGGTGTGGGAGGTGGCCACCGGGCGGCTGCGCGTGCTGCATGGGGCACGGTCCACGGTCAGCTCGGTGGCCTTCTCGCAGGACGGCCAGTGGCTGGCGGCCGCCAGCCATGACGGGACGACGCGGCTCCACGAGCTGGCGGAGCGCTACCCGCTCACCGTGGCGAGCCACGGCGGGGCGCTCCCGGAGGAGGCCGTCTCCCTGGACTGGCGCCACGTCACCCCGTGGGAGATCCGCGAGCTCATGCGCGGCGTCGTCTCCGCCGCGGCCTTCACGCCGGATGGCCGCCACGTGCTCTCCGCCGGCAAGCGAGATGGCACGGTGCGCCTGTCCGCCCTGGACGGCACCCCGGCCCTGGTGACGAAGGCCCACGCTGGCGACATGACGGCCGCCTTCGTGCTGGAGGACGGCAGCCTGCTGGCCACGGCGGGACAGGACGGCTCGGTGGCGCTCTGGAACAGCCAGGGCCAGCGGACCCAGGAGCTGAAGGGCCCCACGGGCCGCATCGAGGCACTGACGCTCTCGGCGGACAGGGCGTGGGTGGCCGCGGGCCTCGCCGACGGCGAGCTCTGGCTGTGGAGCACGGCCACCGGCCAGGGGCGCTCCCTGGGCAGGCACGCCAAGAGCCCGCGCGCGCTGGCCTTCTCACCGGACCACCGCTCGCTGGCCTCGGGGAGCACGGATGGAGAGGTGCGCCTCTGGGAGCTGGCGAGCGGTGAAGGCCGCCACGTCTACAGCCACCAGCTGGAGGTGGTGGACGTGGAGTTCTCGCGGGATGGCCTGCAGCTGGCCTCCTCGAGCTCGGACCACACCGCCTGGGTGCAGCCGCTGCCCCTCGAGCTGGAGGGCAAGCCGCGCCCGGGCATCAGGAAGGACCTGAGCGGCACCGGCGTCGTCACGATGCGCTTCTCTCCGGATGGGCGTGAGCTGCTCACCAGCAGCCTGGGCGATCACCTCGTGATGCGCACCCACCTGGCGGAGGACAGGCCGACTGGACACCTGCTCGGCCACGCCGGCACCGTGCTGAGCCTGGCCTTCTCCCCGGACGGCCAGCGCATGGCCACCGCCAGCGCGGACGGCTCGGCACGGCTGTGGGACTTGCGCAGCGGCGAGAGCCGGGCCCTGCATGGACACCAGGGCCCCGTCCTCTGGGTGGCCTTCTCGCCGGATGGGCGGCAGGTGCTGTCGGCCGGCCAGGACGGCACGGCGCGCGTGTGGCCGGATGATCTGCCGCTGGAGCCCCAGGCGCTGCGCGACTGGGTGCACGCTCAGGCCACGCGCTGA
- a CDS encoding M1 family metallopeptidase has translation MRTLPSFRLLLWILLALGWTGCATTAPASESAGPQALVAEKTPAPAEPPAAPTPPELRLPKNARPLRYSVELTVVPTQDTFQGKIDIDLELTEASSLLWLNATDLKVSSARLSLGGATVAARVVPGGADFVGFAFERPVGPGPARLSLSYEGLIDKERSRGLYREQEKGVWYAYTYFQPVDARRVFPCFDEPQFKTPWRLTLRVRAGDVALANPPIESESPPSAEGLKTVTFAESKPLPSYLVAFVVGPFDVVDGGTFGRARTPLRFVLPQGHREELGYALKATPRLVTALEDYFDMEYPFGKLDVAVVPRPEGTLEHPGIVALDRTLTLIPPGEETLARRQNYSRIAIHELAHYWFGDYVTMAWWDDLWLNEASASWLEAKLIDQLEPTWKESQERLWELIAALGTDGLASSRALRQPVTSRTDFESAFDTTTTYFKGSAVLGMFERWMGEEAFRRGIRRYVREHAWGTATAADLFAALSAEAGRDVGAAMSTFLEQPGAPLVSVELECAQGQVPRLKLSQSRFFTREAPRGTTLPAQRWHIPVCVRYGTGSAQGRACTLLTEPAGELVLSEAKACPAWVSANEEARGYYRVAYSEPLRQKLVKAQLKPLTARERGAFLADLRAFASTGRLPLDEALGMMPGLLKEPDRSSTEAGLSMLGLLRPDALPDEWLPRYRRLVRTLLSERARALGWRTRPGESEDTRELRSMLVTMAAMGGEDPVLVSEALSLAKAWLKDGTKVDPDLVSPVLHVAASAGDKAFFDALVAQARKAEQPEDRAQLLSALGSFREPALAKQALTLLVDGSFAPRDGRGLLFTALASRETRALAYVFVKEHFDTLAGQLTSMEASQLLFGAPGFFCDKASVEDARAFFTPRASRVDGGPLVLARALERAELCAAMWERNGPAITAFLRRY, from the coding sequence ATGAGGACGCTCCCTTCGTTTCGACTCCTGCTGTGGATCCTGCTTGCCCTCGGGTGGACGGGTTGCGCCACCACGGCGCCCGCTTCCGAGTCCGCAGGCCCTCAGGCTCTCGTCGCGGAGAAGACGCCCGCTCCGGCCGAGCCACCCGCGGCGCCCACTCCGCCCGAACTGCGCCTGCCGAAGAACGCGCGTCCCCTGCGCTACAGCGTCGAGCTCACCGTCGTTCCCACCCAGGACACCTTCCAGGGGAAGATCGACATCGACCTGGAGTTGACCGAGGCCAGCTCGCTGCTCTGGCTCAATGCCACCGACCTGAAGGTGTCCTCCGCGCGGCTGTCGCTCGGAGGCGCCACTGTGGCCGCTCGTGTCGTGCCCGGTGGTGCCGACTTCGTGGGCTTCGCCTTCGAGCGACCCGTGGGGCCCGGGCCCGCCCGCCTCTCGCTCTCCTATGAGGGCCTCATCGACAAGGAGCGCTCTCGGGGCCTCTACCGCGAGCAGGAGAAGGGTGTCTGGTACGCCTATACCTACTTCCAGCCCGTGGATGCCCGCCGCGTCTTCCCGTGCTTCGACGAGCCCCAGTTCAAGACACCCTGGCGCCTCACGCTGCGAGTGCGCGCGGGGGACGTGGCGCTCGCCAACCCGCCCATCGAGTCCGAGAGCCCTCCGAGCGCCGAGGGGCTGAAGACCGTCACCTTCGCCGAGTCGAAGCCGCTGCCCAGCTACCTGGTCGCCTTCGTCGTCGGGCCCTTCGACGTGGTGGACGGGGGCACCTTCGGCCGGGCTCGCACGCCGCTGCGCTTCGTCCTCCCCCAGGGCCACCGCGAGGAGCTGGGCTATGCCCTGAAGGCCACACCGCGCCTCGTCACCGCGCTCGAGGACTACTTCGACATGGAGTACCCCTTCGGCAAGCTCGACGTCGCCGTGGTGCCGCGGCCCGAGGGGACGCTGGAGCACCCGGGAATCGTGGCGCTCGATCGGACGCTGACGCTGATTCCTCCCGGGGAGGAGACGCTCGCGCGGCGGCAGAACTACTCGCGTATCGCCATCCACGAGCTGGCCCACTACTGGTTCGGTGACTACGTCACCATGGCGTGGTGGGACGACCTGTGGCTCAACGAGGCCTCCGCCAGCTGGCTCGAGGCGAAGCTCATCGACCAGCTGGAGCCCACGTGGAAGGAGTCCCAGGAGCGCCTGTGGGAGCTCATCGCGGCCCTGGGGACCGACGGGCTCGCCTCCTCCCGCGCGCTCCGCCAGCCCGTCACCTCCCGCACCGACTTCGAGAGCGCCTTCGACACCACCACCACCTATTTCAAGGGCTCTGCCGTGCTCGGCATGTTCGAGCGGTGGATGGGCGAGGAGGCCTTCCGGCGCGGCATCCGACGCTACGTGCGGGAGCACGCCTGGGGCACCGCCACCGCCGCGGATCTGTTCGCCGCGCTCAGCGCGGAGGCCGGGCGCGACGTGGGCGCCGCGATGAGCACCTTCCTCGAACAGCCCGGCGCTCCGCTCGTCTCGGTGGAGCTGGAGTGTGCCCAGGGGCAGGTGCCGCGGCTGAAGCTCTCCCAGTCCCGCTTCTTCACCCGCGAGGCTCCGCGGGGCACCACCCTTCCGGCGCAGCGGTGGCACATCCCCGTCTGTGTCCGCTACGGCACGGGCAGCGCCCAGGGCCGGGCGTGCACGCTGCTGACCGAGCCCGCGGGAGAGCTCGTCCTGTCCGAGGCGAAGGCGTGCCCCGCCTGGGTCTCCGCCAACGAGGAGGCGCGGGGCTACTACCGCGTGGCCTACAGCGAGCCGCTCCGTCAGAAGCTCGTGAAGGCACAGCTGAAGCCGCTCACGGCCCGCGAGCGCGGCGCCTTCCTCGCCGACCTGCGCGCGTTCGCCAGCACGGGCCGGCTGCCGCTGGACGAGGCGCTCGGGATGATGCCCGGACTGCTGAAGGAGCCGGACCGCTCCTCCACGGAGGCCGGGCTGTCGATGCTGGGCCTGCTGCGCCCCGACGCGCTGCCGGACGAGTGGCTCCCGCGCTACCGGCGACTGGTGCGCACGCTGCTGAGCGAGCGGGCGCGGGCGCTGGGCTGGAGGACACGGCCCGGGGAGAGCGAGGACACCCGGGAGCTCCGGAGCATGCTCGTCACCATGGCGGCCATGGGAGGCGAGGATCCGGTGCTCGTCTCCGAGGCGCTCTCGCTGGCGAAGGCGTGGCTGAAGGACGGCACGAAGGTGGATCCGGATCTCGTGTCGCCGGTGCTGCACGTGGCGGCCTCCGCCGGAGACAAGGCCTTCTTCGATGCCCTGGTGGCGCAGGCCCGGAAGGCGGAGCAGCCCGAGGATCGGGCACAGCTGCTCTCCGCGCTCGGGAGCTTCCGGGAGCCGGCGCTGGCGAAGCAGGCGCTGACGCTGCTGGTGGATGGGAGCTTCGCGCCACGCGATGGCCGAGGGCTGCTGTTCACCGCCCTGGCCTCGCGCGAGACGCGAGCGCTGGCCTACGTCTTCGTGAAGGAGCACTTCGACACGCTGGCCGGGCAGCTCACGTCGATGGAGGCCTCGCAGCTGCTGTTCGGAGCGCCGGGCTTCTTCTGTGACAAGGCCTCGGTGGAGGACGCCCGGGCCTTCTTCACTCCGCGAGCGAGCCGCGTGGATGGAGGGCCGCTGGTCCTGGCCCGGGCGCTGGAGCGCGCGGAGCTGTGCGCCGCCATGTGGGAGCGCAACGGTCCTGCAATCACCGCCTTCCTCCGTCGTTACTGA
- a CDS encoding nucleotidyltransferase — MQRTPELLRLLLDAEVEFVIIGGVAAIAYGSATFTQDFDVTASFREENLSRLLTALGSLHPRYALAVPKRPVTETAAELSANRNLYLLTDLGRLDVLSEVVPVGSYEQVAARATTLELYGRPCRIISLDDLITVKHHLGRDKDRLVERELLALRARQQAGKP, encoded by the coding sequence ATGCAACGGACTCCTGAGCTCCTTCGCCTGCTGCTCGATGCGGAGGTGGAGTTCGTCATCATCGGGGGCGTGGCCGCCATCGCCTATGGCTCGGCGACCTTCACACAGGACTTCGACGTCACGGCCTCCTTCCGGGAGGAGAACCTCTCGCGACTGCTGACTGCACTCGGTTCGCTCCATCCAAGGTATGCGCTCGCCGTACCGAAGCGCCCCGTGACGGAGACTGCCGCGGAGCTCTCCGCGAACCGCAACCTGTACCTGCTGACGGACCTGGGCCGTCTGGACGTCTTGTCGGAGGTCGTACCCGTGGGCTCCTATGAACAGGTAGCGGCCAGAGCGACCACCCTGGAGCTTTATGGACGTCCCTGCCGCATCATCAGCCTGGACGATCTCATCACCGTCAAGCATCACCTCGGGCGAGACAAGGACCGCCTCGTCGAACGTGAGCTGCTGGCACTTCGTGCCCGGCAGCAAGCAGGCAAGCCCTGA
- a CDS encoding FKBP-type peptidyl-prolyl cis-trans isomerase, protein MRKIWILAGALALAGCNKPAENKGAEGGSAGATTGASASASGGSGTAANPQTEDQKTLYALGLSIGRSITGFGLSAEELEYVKAGISAQVKGEKPAVEIEQYGPKISALHTTRQSAKASGEKEKGKAFLEQAAKEEGAKKTESGMVYKELTAGTGAQPKSSDIVKVNYRGTLIDGTEFDSSYKRNEPATFPLNGVIRCWTEGVQMMKVGTKARLVCPSDLAYGDRGAPPNIPGGSTLVFEVELLDVTQGMAPPTSPMPMNTPGTPPPGKSATPPAQGKPAGAPTK, encoded by the coding sequence ATGCGGAAGATCTGGATACTGGCGGGTGCGCTGGCGTTGGCCGGCTGCAACAAGCCCGCGGAGAACAAAGGCGCCGAGGGTGGCTCGGCGGGTGCGACCACGGGCGCGAGCGCGAGCGCGAGCGGTGGCTCGGGCACGGCCGCCAACCCGCAGACCGAGGACCAGAAGACGCTGTACGCGCTGGGCCTCTCCATCGGCCGGAGCATCACCGGCTTCGGCCTGAGCGCCGAGGAGCTCGAGTACGTCAAGGCCGGCATCTCCGCCCAGGTCAAGGGCGAGAAGCCCGCCGTGGAGATCGAGCAGTACGGGCCGAAGATCTCCGCGCTCCACACCACCCGCCAGTCGGCCAAGGCCTCCGGTGAGAAGGAGAAGGGCAAGGCCTTCCTGGAGCAGGCCGCCAAGGAGGAGGGCGCCAAGAAGACCGAGTCCGGCATGGTCTACAAGGAGCTGACGGCCGGCACCGGCGCCCAGCCCAAGTCCTCGGACATCGTGAAGGTGAACTACCGGGGCACCCTCATCGACGGCACGGAGTTCGACAGCTCCTACAAGCGCAACGAGCCCGCCACCTTCCCGCTCAACGGCGTCATCCGCTGCTGGACGGAGGGTGTGCAGATGATGAAGGTGGGCACCAAGGCCCGCCTGGTGTGCCCGTCGGATCTCGCCTATGGCGACCGCGGCGCTCCGCCGAACATCCCGGGCGGATCCACGCTCGTCTTCGAGGTGGAGCTGCTGGACGTCACCCAGGGCATGGCGCCTCCCACCTCGCCCATGCCGATGAACACCCCGGGCACCCCGCCCCCCGGCAAGTCGGCCACCCCGCCGGCCCAGGGCAAGCCCGCGGGCGCGCCCACCAAGTAG
- a CDS encoding GlsB/YeaQ/YmgE family stress response membrane protein: protein MMSLCSWVVFGFIVGLIARFVMPGQQNMGFIRTTLLGVGGSFVGGVMSALIWGGNWKSPSPSSWIGSIVGAIVLLLISQALSSKR from the coding sequence ATGATGTCGTTGTGTAGCTGGGTCGTCTTCGGCTTCATCGTGGGCCTGATCGCCCGCTTCGTCATGCCCGGCCAGCAGAACATGGGCTTCATCCGCACCACCCTGCTGGGCGTCGGTGGCTCCTTCGTCGGCGGCGTCATGTCCGCCCTCATCTGGGGCGGCAACTGGAAGAGCCCCTCCCCCTCCAGCTGGATCGGCTCCATCGTCGGCGCCATCGTCCTGCTGCTGATCTCCCAGGCGCTCTCCTCCAAGCGCTGA